ATGTCTCAAATGAGATTCATGATAAACAAGGATATTTGAATCCACCCGGAGATGGATTTTATTCTATCGGTAGTGATAACGGCGGCTCAAATCATTATGACGTATATGTGAGAAATCTTTCATCAAGATACTATGGCTATACGCAACCAGAATTATATGCCCAGGGGAAAGGCGATAACGAACGATCAAAAACCGTTGTAGAAAAAAATGCTTTTACGAGTTATATGGCCATTCGAAATAATTATAATAATTTTCCCATGAGCGAGGAAAAGGCCTTAAAGGTTACGGCTGCCCATGAATATTTCCATGCTATCCAATTTGGTTATGATGGTTGGGAAATGCCCTGGCTTTTGGAAGCATCGGCTGTGTGGATGGAAGAGAAAGTCTATGACTATATTAACGATTGCTACCAATATATGAAAAATTGGTTCGCGCAACCCCATCGCGCCCTCGATGAAAGCGGGTTTCACTGGTATGGATCCTTTATCTTTTTTGAATATTTAGAACAACACATGGGCGACACCGAAGCCATTCGAGCTATCTTCGATGAATCGGTTCAATCCAATAGTCGTGAGCGAGATGGTAGTCATGATGCTGTTCATGCATCCATGAAAAAGCGAGGTTTCTCATTTCAGCGGGCTTTGAATGGTATGTCTGTAGCTAATAAAATTATGTCTTCACTCCCTGGCGCTGGAGACTATTCCTACGAAGAAGCGGGATTCTATCCCGTTGATGGACCATCGATTTATAAAACAGTCAATTTTCAAACGGGGACACGTGATACAGTTTTCTCCACCAACCTAGATCGATTTGCCAGCCAATATACCCAGATTGTTACGCAAAAACCGGTCCAAGTGGATTTAATAAATACCAGTGGATCTCTATCAGATCTCCAACTCAATGCTATTCTTAAAAAGAATGATAATTCATATTTGGTGATTTCCAGTCCTTCTATCAACATTGATCCATTAGAACTGAAATCCATTCATTTGTCCGTGGTAAGTCAAGATACAACTATGGGGAATTGGGATTATAAATTAACAATTCGTGACGGTAAACCTGGGACTGATGCCAATGTACCTATGGAATTCACTATCGGAAATCCATATCCGAACCCATTTAACGGCAATATACAGTTTTCTGTTTATATGCTGAAGGAATCGTCCGTTTCAATTGATATTATTGATCTGAGCGGAAAACGGGTAAAGCGACTTTTTAATGGTAATATATCAACCGGGAATCACAATTTTAAATGGCACGGAAAAGATAGTTCAGGGAATCAAGTCTCGTCGGGAGTTTATTATATCAAAGTATCGGGAAAATCGACTGAAGACTGGCGCCCGATTACTTTTGTGAAATAGAACAATATTGTCATTCCGGGATCTGAAAGATACTCGGAATCCAGTTTAGAGCATCTAACAATTTTTGGTTTTGGATTCCGGATAATGGCAAAGCCATTTGTTTATCTCCCCCTTTTTCATTTCCCCCTCGTACGAGGGGGAACTACGGGGGGTGACAAATAATGGTTTTAATTTAAGTAAAAGTGTCTATTCGTCTAATTTTCCAAAAGCATTCAACAAGGATGGATCAGTAATATTAACTCGGTGTCAAGTATTATTGATTTGATGAATCAAATCTTCAATTACACCATCAATATTTTCATAAATATCCGTATTCCAATATCGAATTAGTTTTATACCATTTTCTTCGAGACGATTTTGTTTTTCCTGATCTTTCTTTTGTTGCTTTTCTGATAAGTGGCTTTCACCATCCAACTCTATTGCCAGTCGTTTTTCAGCACAATAAAAATCAACCACATGAGTATCAACACTATACTGTCTTCGGAATTTTAGATCCAAGACTTGTCTGCCCTTTAAGTATGACCAAAAAATAATTTCCGCTTTGGGCATTCCTTTTCTCAATGCTTGCCGGGTTTTTGTCATTTTTGTATTATTGTAAATTTTGGACATTTTTTCTCCCCCTTTTCCTGCCAGCCCTTCTCCGCCTTTTGGCGGATCGGGAGCAGGCTGGTAATTTCCCCCTCGTATGAGGGGGAACCACGGGGGGTCATGAATAATGGTCTTTAAATAAAAATCAAATCTTTTTCGAAATCGTCAAAGAAAAGTGCCGTTCTTCTCCCATGTTTCTTTCCAGTTCAGTGTAGTAATACTGGAACATATTCTCAACCCGAAATAGGAAATCCCACCCGCGATAATCGTATCCAAAACCGGCATTCCAAATATGGATCGGCACGCGCTTATCCTGCCCCGAGATTGCATTCTCCTGGAATAATTTAACTCTTTCAATTCGAGACATATATCGATTCTCAAGTGTCATTGTAACACCCATTAATCGTGTACCAATTGTCGTCACAAGTGTATGGCGAAAACGGTAGGCCAAAGTATCAATCGCACTGCCGTCCTTATCAATTTCTACAGGGTTTAAATGAGTATAAGCTGTTGAAAATAACAAAGATTTATTTAACATGGCACCTGATAATCCAACTTCCAAACCGGATATCCGCGCATCCGTTAAATTTTCAAAATGAATGATCCCCTTTTCATTAGGATTCGCAACAATCAATTGGTCAAAAGTGGAACTGAATGCGGCTAAATCAAATTTAATATTGGATGCCAAACTGTTACCTGGAATTTGAACCGTTAACCCCACTTCTCCTCCTTGACTACTTTCCGCTTTTAAATTGGGGTTTGGTTCAACTTGAAAAATGTTTAACTGTGTTTGGGTATACATTTCTG
The sequence above is drawn from the Candidatus Neomarinimicrobiota bacterium genome and encodes:
- a CDS encoding T9SS type A sorting domain-containing protein, whose translation is MKKTITILFLGSLLIAQVPQRSVEAVISAFSDDLTSDWHLTPHLLEIAKNGHHLDKDSKSRLETIGFNFNTTVVSRGGAERSEASGLDRFYDSGDFRIHYTTTNLQHKVSDVDSDGNNVPDYIDTVAKIFNYVSNEIHDKQGYLNPPGDGFYSIGSDNGGSNHYDVYVRNLSSRYYGYTQPELYAQGKGDNERSKTVVEKNAFTSYMAIRNNYNNFPMSEEKALKVTAAHEYFHAIQFGYDGWEMPWLLEASAVWMEEKVYDYINDCYQYMKNWFAQPHRALDESGFHWYGSFIFFEYLEQHMGDTEAIRAIFDESVQSNSRERDGSHDAVHASMKKRGFSFQRALNGMSVANKIMSSLPGAGDYSYEEAGFYPVDGPSIYKTVNFQTGTRDTVFSTNLDRFASQYTQIVTQKPVQVDLINTSGSLSDLQLNAILKKNDNSYLVISSPSINIDPLELKSIHLSVVSQDTTMGNWDYKLTIRDGKPGTDANVPMEFTIGNPYPNPFNGNIQFSVYMLKESSVSIDIIDLSGKRVKRLFNGNISTGNHNFKWHGKDSSGNQVSSGVYYIKVSGKSTEDWRPITFVK
- a CDS encoding DUF559 domain-containing protein, whose amino-acid sequence is MSKIYNNTKMTKTRQALRKGMPKAEIIFWSYLKGRQVLDLKFRRQYSVDTHVVDFYCAEKRLAIELDGESHLSEKQQKKDQEKQNRLEENGIKLIRYWNTDIYENIDGVIEDLIHQINNT